The segment GTTATCGGAGTGCCCGACGAAGCCACCGGCGAGCGGTTGAAAGCGATCGTCGTGCTCAAACAGGACGCGAGGGGTGTCGACAGCGCCGACCTCCTCCGGTGGTGCAGGGAGAGGCTGGTGTCGTACAAGGTGCCGAAGTATATCGAGTTCCGGGACATGCTTCCGAAATCGAAGGTCGGCAAGCTACTGCGGCGGGAGATCCGGGAGGAGGAGAAAAGAAAACAGCGGTAGCGGCCCCGATGCGATGCCGCTCGAAGGAAAGGAGGACGCAAATGCCCGAAGCCTATCTCTGCGACGCGGTGCGCACCCCGATCGGTAGGTACGCCGGCTGCCTGTCGGCGGTCCGGACCGACGACCTCGCCGCGACGCCGATCGTCGAGCTCATGAAGCGGAACCCCTCCGTCGACTGGAGGAGAGTGGACGACGTAATGTACGGGTGCACGAACCAGGCGGGAGAGGACAACCGGAACGTGGCGCGGATGGCGGGGCTCCTGGCCGGCCTCCCGCCGGAGGTCCCGGGGGTGACGTTCAACCGCCTGTGCGGCTCCGGGATGGACGCGGTCGGGACCGCCGCCCGCGCGATCCGGCTGGGGGAGGCGAGCCTGATCGTCGCGGGGGGGGTCGAGAGCATGTCCCGCGCCCCCTACGTCACGAGCAAGGGGGCCGCCCCGTTCGACCGGGGAGTCGAGATGCACGACAGCACGATCGGGTGGCGCTTCGTGAACCGGCGGATGAAGGAGCGGTACGGGGTCGAATCGATGGCATCGACGGCGGAGAACGTGGCGGACCAGTTCCGCATCTCCCGGGAAGACCAGGACCTCTTCGCGGTGCGCAGCCAGAAGAAGACCGCCGCGGCCGCCGCGAGCGGCCTGCTGCGCGAGGAGATCGTCCCTGTCGTCATTCCGAAGAAAAAGGGGGATGCCGTCGTGGTCGAGGCCGACGAGCATCCGCGACCAGGCACGACACTGGAGGGCCTCGCCCGCCTGAAGCCGATCGTGCGGCCCGACGGGACGGTGACCGCGGGGAACGCGTCGGGAGTCAACGACGGCGCCTGCGCGCTGCTGATCGCCTCGGAGGAGGCGGCGAAGCGGCACGGGTTGACTCCGAGGGCGCGCATCGTCGCCATGGCGGTCGCAGGAGTGGCCCCGCGGGTGATGGGGCTCGGACCGATCCTCGCGACCCGCAAGGTGCTGGCCCTCGCCGGGCTTCCGCTGTCGCGGATGGACGTGATCGAGCTGAACGAGGCGTTTTCCTCGCAGTCGCTCGCCGTCC is part of the Deltaproteobacteria bacterium CG2_30_66_27 genome and harbors:
- a CDS encoding 3-oxoadipyl-CoA thiolase; this encodes MPEAYLCDAVRTPIGRYAGCLSAVRTDDLAATPIVELMKRNPSVDWRRVDDVMYGCTNQAGEDNRNVARMAGLLAGLPPEVPGVTFNRLCGSGMDAVGTAARAIRLGEASLIVAGGVESMSRAPYVTSKGAAPFDRGVEMHDSTIGWRFVNRRMKERYGVESMASTAENVADQFRISREDQDLFAVRSQKKTAAAAASGLLREEIVPVVIPKKKGDAVVVEADEHPRPGTTLEGLARLKPIVRPDGTVTAGNASGVNDGACALLIASEEAAKRHGLTPRARIVAMAVAGVAPRVMGLGPILATRKVLALAGLPLSRMDVIELNEAFSSQSLAVLRELGLPDDAPHVNPNGGAIALGHPLGMSGARLVTTATYQLQRTKGRYALCTMCIGVGQGIAMILERV